From the Homo sapiens chromosome 1, GRCh38.p14 Primary Assembly genome, one window contains:
- the CITED4 gene encoding cbp/p300-interacting transactivator 4: MADHLMLAEGYRLVQRPPSAAAAHGPHALRTLPPYAGPGLDSGLRPRGAPLGPPPPRQPGALAYGAFGPPSSFQPFPAVPPPAAGIAHLQPVATPYPGRAAAPPNAPGGPPGPQPAPSAAAPPPPAHALGGMDAELIDEEALTSLELELGLHRVRELPELFLGQSEFDCFSDLGSAPPAGSVSC, from the coding sequence ATGGCCGACCACCTGATGCTCGCCGAGGGCTACCGCCTGGTGCAGAGGCCGCCGTCCGCCGCGGCCGCCCATGGCCCTCATGCGCTCCGGACTCTGCCGCCGTACGCGGGCCCGGGCCTGGACAGTGGGCTGAGGCCGCGGGGGGCTCCGCTGGGGCCGCCGCCGCCCCGCCAACCCGGGGCCCTGGCGTACGGGGCCTTCGGGCCGCCGTCCTCCTTCCAGCCCTTTCCGGCCGTGCCTCCGCCGGCCGCGGGCATCGCGCACCTGCAGCCTGTGGCGACGCCGTACCCCGGCCGCGCGGCCGCGCCCCCCAACGCTCCGGGAGGCCCCCCGGGCCCGCAGCCGGCGCCAAGCGCCGCAgccccgccgccgcccgcgcACGCCCTGGGCGGCATGGACGCCGAACTCATCGACGAGGAGGCGCTGACGTCGCTGGAGCTGGAGCTCGGGCTGCACCGCGTGCGCGAGCTGCCCGAGCTCTTCCTGGGCCAGAGCGAGTTCGACTGCTTCTCGGACTTGGGGTCCGCGCCGCCCGCCGGCTCCGTGAGCTGCTGA